A portion of the Lysinibacillus timonensis genome contains these proteins:
- a CDS encoding CdaR family transcriptional regulator — MMTLNSTLINHCVVKERDLYAESYWVNDLVQNHMDDEFHLRAQLGYQEYKTLNNLTSQVCIIEMEENDQEHSPENTCEEIDIHFASIIRSVFHQHSFRTYFAIQNNRLVILAFDLFLSKTRKEQLLKKEKLQLISKQIDAVFNREKRKSVQVFMGVSSSNIGFKCIHSSHAEASKAIFLKSFFRSSVIFFDDLGAFQILLNLHEKDQLEGYVFRHLGPLLDEDRKKNSDLLKTLKIYLERNGSKQSVADELHIVRQSLYYRLNKIKELLGEDYMCTQNRLALQLAIQAYELLKVKSR, encoded by the coding sequence ATGATGACATTAAATTCAACCTTGATAAATCATTGTGTAGTAAAAGAAAGAGACCTCTATGCAGAAAGCTATTGGGTGAATGACCTGGTTCAAAATCATATGGATGATGAATTCCATCTACGAGCGCAACTAGGTTACCAAGAGTATAAAACGTTGAATAATTTAACTTCCCAAGTGTGTATTATTGAAATGGAAGAAAACGATCAAGAACATTCGCCTGAAAATACGTGTGAAGAAATAGATATCCATTTTGCAAGTATTATTAGATCTGTCTTCCATCAACATTCATTTCGGACTTATTTTGCCATTCAAAATAACCGCTTAGTTATACTTGCCTTCGATTTATTCCTATCTAAAACGAGAAAAGAACAACTTCTGAAAAAAGAAAAACTACAATTAATATCTAAACAAATAGATGCTGTTTTTAACCGAGAAAAGAGAAAAAGTGTCCAAGTATTTATGGGAGTCAGTTCTTCTAATATAGGCTTTAAATGCATCCATTCCAGTCATGCTGAAGCTTCTAAAGCAATATTTTTAAAATCCTTTTTCCGATCGTCTGTTATCTTTTTTGACGATTTAGGTGCTTTTCAAATCTTACTAAACTTACATGAGAAGGATCAGTTGGAGGGTTATGTGTTCAGGCATCTTGGGCCATTATTGGATGAGGATCGAAAGAAAAATAGTGATCTATTAAAAACGTTAAAGATTTACCTTGAAAGGAATGGCTCAAAACAATCTGTCGCTGACGAGTTACATATTGTAAGACAATCCCTATACTATCGTCTCAATAAAATAAAAGAATTACTTGGTGAGGACTATATGTGTACACAAAATAGACTAGCCCTACAATTAGCTATACAAGCTTATGAGCTGCTTAAAGTTAAATCGAGATGA
- a CDS encoding iron-containing alcohol dehydrogenase family protein — protein sequence MEEFYYEQPVPIDFGIGKLEKLPEIVEQFGFEKGLLISTPSMVKNGIAAQIAEASNGKLKEIFSDIQPNPTLKNTDDCAKILRSNQYDFAVAIGGGSVLDCAKVACFVAKTEHSTSAYFYKDKPVDHPGIPLIAIPTTSGTASEITAVSVLTDTDKGVKAPLSSKYLYAKYALIDPALTFSCPPHVTAASGIDVLAHSLEAFYGKKHQPYTDMAAEKAAKLVFKNLLVAYKDPENVEARVNMSLASVTAGLAFNLTQTAAAHACSYPLTQDFGITHGEACAFTLAAFWRLNSQSEDTYVSTRLQQFNKRCGFEDADALANYIDEMKIEMGLCMTLEAAGVTTEELLDDLVINSFAPNMQNNPVEMTPATLKEFYRSLSKGSKVF from the coding sequence GTGGAAGAATTCTATTACGAACAGCCTGTACCAATTGATTTTGGTATAGGGAAATTAGAAAAACTACCTGAGATTGTTGAGCAGTTTGGCTTCGAAAAAGGATTATTAATTAGTACACCATCTATGGTGAAAAACGGGATAGCCGCGCAAATTGCGGAAGCCTCAAATGGTAAATTGAAAGAGATTTTTTCTGATATACAACCAAACCCAACGTTAAAAAATACGGACGATTGCGCAAAGATTCTCCGCAGTAATCAATATGATTTTGCTGTTGCAATTGGTGGCGGAAGTGTTTTAGATTGTGCGAAAGTAGCTTGCTTTGTTGCAAAAACAGAGCATTCAACTAGCGCCTATTTTTATAAAGATAAACCAGTTGATCACCCAGGTATACCATTAATTGCTATCCCGACAACTTCTGGTACTGCTAGTGAAATCACTGCAGTATCTGTATTAACTGATACAGATAAAGGCGTTAAGGCACCTCTTAGTAGCAAATATTTATATGCAAAGTATGCACTAATCGATCCAGCGTTGACATTCAGCTGCCCTCCTCATGTAACAGCAGCAAGCGGAATTGATGTATTAGCACATTCATTAGAAGCCTTTTACGGAAAGAAACATCAGCCATATACGGATATGGCAGCAGAAAAAGCAGCAAAACTCGTATTTAAAAACCTACTAGTAGCTTATAAAGACCCTGAAAATGTTGAAGCTCGTGTAAATATGAGCTTAGCCTCAGTGACTGCAGGACTTGCATTTAACCTGACACAAACAGCCGCTGCTCATGCTTGTTCTTACCCGTTAACGCAAGATTTCGGCATCACTCACGGTGAAGCATGCGCCTTTACGCTCGCTGCATTTTGGCGACTAAATAGTCAGAGTGAGGATACTTATGTAAGCACTCGTCTTCAACAGTTTAATAAACGATGTGGTTTTGAAGATGCGGATGCTTTAGCCAATTATATCGACGAAATGAAAATAGAAATGGGCTTATGCATGACATTAGAAGCTGCTGGTGTTACTACTGAAGAGTTGCTTGATGATTTGGTTATAAACAGTTTTGCGCCTAACATGCAGAACAATCCAGTTGAGATGACCCCTGCTACATTGAAGGAATTTTATCGTTCCCTTTCGAAAGGCTCAAAGGTTTTCTAA
- a CDS encoding aminotransferase class III-fold pyridoxal phosphate-dependent enzyme, producing the protein MSDYLSIKELDKQYVLHSWAKQGRFNPKVLAKAEGIYFWDEAGNRYLDMSSQLVYLNVGHQHPKLLKAFQDIGAYPLAGPSFATKPKSDLSQKIIELAPSNMAKIFYTSGGAEANDHAIKMARMFSGRYKILSRYRSYHGATFGAGNLTGESRRFAAEPGLPGFVKFEVPYLYREVIDFDSEEAATAYYLGKLRNQILYEGSDSIAAIFIEPIPGSNGVLIPPKGYLEGVRALCDEFGILMICDEVMTGFGRTGKAFAVDHYDFKPDIITFAKGVTSGYAPLGGVIVSKEIARFFDENVLMTGLTYSGHTMCTQIGVANLELYEEEQIFKNAEKMGSVLKKRLEKLLIFPSVGEVRAIGLFAGVELVKSKETKEPIIQYGLDYGKDPVRLMNKFISALSSNGFYTYSHESTVIIAPPLIITEEQMNEAMDIFERTLTQFEKEVLFKEETLSV; encoded by the coding sequence ATGAGTGACTATTTATCGATTAAAGAGTTGGATAAGCAGTATGTTTTACATTCATGGGCAAAACAAGGACGTTTCAATCCGAAGGTGCTCGCGAAAGCAGAGGGTATTTATTTCTGGGATGAAGCAGGCAACCGTTATTTGGATATGAGTTCTCAACTTGTCTATCTCAATGTCGGCCATCAGCATCCTAAATTGCTAAAAGCTTTCCAAGATATCGGGGCATACCCCCTTGCTGGACCCTCTTTTGCCACAAAGCCTAAATCGGATCTGTCTCAAAAAATTATAGAGCTAGCTCCTTCTAATATGGCCAAGATCTTTTATACATCAGGTGGCGCTGAAGCCAATGATCATGCAATAAAAATGGCACGGATGTTTTCTGGGCGCTACAAGATTTTATCTCGCTATCGTTCATATCATGGGGCTACGTTTGGTGCTGGTAATTTAACTGGCGAAAGTCGTCGTTTTGCTGCTGAACCTGGTTTACCTGGGTTTGTTAAATTTGAAGTGCCTTATTTATACCGCGAAGTAATTGATTTTGATTCCGAAGAAGCTGCAACAGCCTACTACTTAGGAAAACTAAGAAATCAAATTTTATATGAAGGTTCCGATTCGATTGCGGCCATCTTCATTGAGCCGATCCCAGGAAGTAATGGCGTGTTAATTCCACCTAAGGGTTATCTAGAGGGGGTGCGTGCACTTTGTGATGAGTTCGGCATTTTAATGATTTGCGATGAAGTTATGACAGGCTTTGGTCGTACAGGTAAAGCATTCGCTGTCGATCATTACGATTTCAAACCAGATATCATCACCTTTGCCAAAGGGGTTACTTCTGGTTATGCTCCACTTGGGGGCGTTATTGTAAGTAAAGAAATTGCACGCTTTTTTGATGAAAATGTTTTAATGACTGGTCTCACATATAGTGGACACACGATGTGTACGCAAATCGGGGTTGCTAATTTAGAACTTTACGAGGAAGAACAAATTTTTAAAAATGCCGAAAAGATGGGGTCTGTTTTAAAGAAACGACTAGAGAAATTGCTAATATTCCCTTCCGTTGGTGAAGTTCGTGCAATTGGGCTTTTTGCTGGAGTGGAACTTGTGAAAAGTAAAGAAACAAAAGAACCGATTATCCAATATGGACTTGATTACGGCAAAGATCCAGTTAGACTGATGAATAAATTCATATCTGCGTTAAGTTCGAACGGTTTTTATACGTATTCTCATGAATCAACCGTGATCATTGCTCCCCCACTAATCATTACAGAGGAACAAATGAATGAAGCAATGGATATTTTCGAGCGAACATTAACACAATTTGAAAAAGAAGTGTTATTCAAAGAAGAAACATTATCTGTGTAG